From Mus musculus strain C57BL/6J chromosome 17, GRCm38.p6 C57BL/6J, the proteins below share one genomic window:
- the H2-Q10 gene encoding H-2 class I histocompatibility antigen, Q10 alpha chain precursor translates to MGAMAPRTLLLLLAAALAPTQTQAGSHSMRYFETSVSRPGLGEPRFIIVGYVDDTQFVRFDSDAETPRMEPRAPWMEQEGPEYWERETQRAKGNEQSFHVSLRTLLGYYNQSESGSHTIQWMYGCKVGSDGRFLRGYLQYAYDGRDYIALNEDLKTWTAADVAAIITRRKWEQAGAAEYYRAYLEAECVEWLLRYLELGKETLLRTDPPKTHVTHHPGSEGDVTLRCWALGFYPADITLTWQLNGEELTQDMELVETRPAGDGTFQKWASVVVPLGKEQNYTCHVYHEGLPEPLTLRWEPPPSTDSIMSHIADLLWPSLKLWWYL, encoded by the exons ATGGGGGCGATGGCGCCGCGCAcgctgctcctgctgctggcgGCTGCCCTGGCCCCGACCCAGACCCAGGCAG GCTCACACTCCATGAGGTATTTCGAAACCTCCGTTTCCCGGCCGGGCCTTGGGGAGCCCCGGTTCATTATTGTCGGTTACGTGGACGACACGCAGTTCGTGCGCTTCGACAGCGACGCGGAGACTCCGAGGATGGAGCCGCGGGCGCCTTGGATGGAGCAGGAGGGGCCGGAGTATTGGGAGCGGGAGACACAGAGAGCCAAGGGCAATGAGCAGAGTTTCCATGTGAGCCTGAGGACCCTGCTCGGCTACTACAACCAGAGCGAGAGCG GCTCTCACACGATCCAGTGGATGTATGGCTGTAAAGTGGGGTCCGACGGGCGCTTCCTCCGCGGGTACCTGCAATACGCATACGACGGCCGCGATTACATTGCCCTGAACGAAGACCTGAAAACGTGGACGGCAGCGGACGTGGCGGCGATTATCACCCGACGCAAGTGGGAGCAGGCTGGTGCTGCAGAGTATTACAGGGCCTACCTGGAGGCCGAGTGCGTGGAGTGGCTCCTCAGATACCTGGAGCTCGGGAAGGAGACGCTGCTGCGCACAG ATCCCCCAAAGACACATGTGACCCATCACCCAGGATCTGAAGGTGATGTCACCCTGAGGTGTTGGGCCCTGGGCTTCTACCCTGCTGACATCACCCTGACCTGGCAGTTGAATGGGGAGGAGCTGACCCAGGACATGGAACTGGTGGAGACCAGGCCTGCAGGGGATGGAACCttccagaagtgggcatctgtgGTGGTGCCTCTTGGGAAGGAGCAGAATTACACATGCCATGTGTACCATGAGGGGCTGCCTGAGCCCCTCACCCTGAGATGGG AACCTCCTCCTTCCACTGACTCTATCATGTCACACATTGCTGATCTGCTGTGGCCATCATTAAAGCTCTGGTGGTATTTGTga